The Metarhizium brunneum chromosome 3, complete sequence DNA window TTtctcttttataattttttttttataaaagtaaattagATTATGATATGCCAATAATTCAGCTATATCATCTAGGAATGTAATGCATATCTTAAAGGTTTTAAACCATTCAACGTGGTTGGTATTGACAATCAAATCTTTCAAGATGCTGTCAGGATGAAACTAACGCAATCTTTGGGTATGTGTCTGTCCGGAGTCATCCCAGGAATAAAGACGAATATTTCAAAAGAGACCCCTAACCAGTAAGTTAAAGGAAGGATATGCCTCCGACTGTTTACAGAGACATCATTGGCCTTTCCAGCAAACTGGACAGATAAACGAGGTAAATACTCTGAACTCTTATTATCTATAGAAACTCATACTCACCAGCGAGGAGAGTAGCATGAGATTGAACTTAAACCAAGCTTCATAAAGACAGTAGCTCGTCTATCATCCAGAGTTTTCTTGGGTGAAGAAATATGTCGGAACCGAGACTGGTTGCGAATTACTGTGGAATATTGCGTGCACtccttcctcgccgccgagTCTCTGCGCATCTTTCCAAAGATACTTCGGCCTTTTGCCAGCCGGTTGCTTCCTGGATGCCGCCAGGTACGtgccgagatggacgaggcgCGTCGCATCATAACGCCAGTCCGGTAGCCAGACTACCCTAGGTATGTATCGGACTCCGATACCCAAGTTGCATGTCATAGAACATGTCGGACAGCGAAATCGTTTTGTGTGGCATTGTATCTTGGTGTGACGAAATTAGACAGAACTTCGGTAATATAGAAAGTTTCCACAACCAGAAAGTACATTATCGAGCAACACTATCTGTCTACTTGGAAGCGGCGTAGTTTTCCACCACACGTATTGCGGGGCTCGCGGGAATAAAGCCACCAGGAAGAAATAGCCAATACCGCTAGTGCAGTACGAGAATGATTGGCATTAATACCCATATGTTCAAAGTAGAATAGAATGACGGTACCCCCCGTCGGAACGATAGCTCTTTAACGCTGCTTCGTCTCCAATCTCTCCCAATACTCTGGAGCTGACAGTTACAAACGAAGCCGAATCAAAGTAAAGCCCAACTCGTGTAACTATGGGAACCGAATCTGAAGCTCAGCACGCCACGCTTGATAAATTCCTCGTCGCCTGGGGAAATTGGTCGGCTGCCGATATGATTGCAAACTGGTCAGACGACTGTACGCAAGCGGCTCTACCGTTTTCCATGGGCCATCCAGCTCGGTCTCGAGCCCAAGTAGAGGCGACTCTTCCGCTCCTCCAACAAGTCGTCACCGACTACACAGTAAGTAAAACGCTCTCGCCGCGCACTTATATTTTGTACCACAAATATAGATATGAGCCATGGAAATACTAATAGTAGATAGCTTGTGATTCACCAAGTCGTGCACGATGTGCCTCAGCGCAAGGCCGTTGTATATGCACTGTCCTCGGGTAAAACGCCCTTTGGAGACTGGAACAATGAATATGCCGTGTTTTTCAGCTTTAACGAAAACGGGCAAGAGATTACAAAAATCGAGGAGATGGTTGATACAGCGTTCATGAAGGACTTCTTCCCCAAGTTCCAGCAGTATATGCGCGACCAGGCATCAAATGAGAAGCCAGCTTAATTCACTAATAGCCTCATGTGTATATTGGCACCGCTTGTCTTGTTAAAGCCTTTAATGGATTAAAACAAAACTACGAGACTAGTTACTTAGCTGCGAGAATAGATCTGCACGGTATACTTCAAGTGGGCTGGGAACGACGTCTTGGGCCCAGGATTGAAAAATATACTACAGAAACCACGATTTCGCTATCCAGGGAAGACATCCAAGTACCATTGCTTCCACTTTCCACAGAGGAGAGAAGTCCCTTTAAAGCCAGCAACGACACTACTGCAGCTTTTCTGATttgcccagcccagcctgAACGGCCGGCCGCGCAAACATGCGGTCCTGCCAGGCCTTGACGTGCGGATAACCCTCGAGGTTGTAGTCTGTCTTGTCAAAGATGATGCCAATGACGTTTTGCCACGAGATGAAGGCGAGATCGGCAACCGAGCACTTCCCACCCACGAGCCACGGCCCATCCTGGCCCGGGGACACCTTCTTCTCCGACAGGACCTTTTCCAAGACGCCCGTGACACGCTGAACTTCCTTGACGTAGCGGTCGAGGGCGCTGGGCAGATTCTCGTGGTGGAACTTCTTGAACCAGGCGGCCTGGCCGTAGTAGGGGCCCTGGCCAGACGCCTGGAAGTAGAGGAACTGCCTGGCCTCGTACGACTCGGGGCTGCCGGCCGGGAAGCTGATTTTGTGGCCGGCGTCGTACTTTTCGACGAGGTACTCGACGATGGCCCCGGACTC harbors:
- the ptaG gene encoding Monooxygenase ptaG gives rise to the protein MGTESEAQHATLDKFLVAWGNWSAADMIANWSDDCTQAALPFSMGHPARSRAQVEATLPLLQQVVTDYTLVIHQVVHDVPQRKAVVYALSSGKTPFGDWNNEYAVFFSFNENGQEITKIEEMVDTAFMKDFFPKFQQYMRDQASNEKPA
- the tpcF gene encoding Glutathione S-transferase-like protein tpcF produces the protein MSSIKPIKVWGKGGPNPPKVAIVLEELGLPYEAVVVPLADVKKPEYLAVNPNGRLPAIHDPNTNITLWESGAIVEYLVEKYDAGHKISFPAGSPESYEARQFLYFQASGQGPYYGQAAWFKKFHHENLPSALDRYVKEVQRVTGVLEKVLSEKKVSPGQDGPWLVGGKCSVADLAFISWQNVIGIIFDKTDYNLEGYPHVKAWQDRMFARPAVQAGLGKSEKLQ